A genomic region of Numenius arquata chromosome 21, bNumArq3.hap1.1, whole genome shotgun sequence contains the following coding sequences:
- the LOC141474302 gene encoding LOW QUALITY PROTEIN: discoidin, CUB and LCCL domain-containing protein 1-like (The sequence of the model RefSeq protein was modified relative to this genomic sequence to represent the inferred CDS: deleted 1 base in 1 codon; substituted 1 base at 1 genomic stop codon) produces MRAGGGAARGALAVALLRRCLLLGPLGMRPAGGQEGDGCGHTLLTPHSGTLSSKNYPGTYPNHTTCRWRLRAPPGTSLLLAFGDIDLEPSEHCARSSLLLADPQAGTAYGPYCRNAVPSAPLLVTNSSTVTVLFNSTSHRSGRGLLLSYATSQHPDLVSCLVRGTHYTQEHVSAYCPAGCKDIDGDIWGNPSQGYRDTSVLCKAAVHAGVIADELGGQVTLSREKGITLYESAFANGLHSKRRLWFVHLGTPPVXCSPHFPPCRGSLSEKRLIFHKACGNVLEVVAFNASSWWHEVDALGQDRAWVAERAALGTAGHSWATEPGSEDAWLELDLGTRRNVTGIITKGSSEQYDYYVTSYRVSSSRDGKNWRPYRGTSGQEDKVFEGNTNSQEEVSNAFIPPIVARYVRVTPQSWHQRVALKVALVGCQPARVRAPRPYVPSIPKEVPVPTSGPASRTPIPGVALDPEKADSTLLVMLLIGGFVLLCSSLLLLAFLCHRKRWVLSCPPVCPGGPSITPSPKPSSSIWLLAGKPAAELSCGVTKGYPKLESSPVCSLQSLPPPGSALASFPTVATPGDLSQSHSPEYAEPDLVQLSPGSQMGPSTFKPLLDEGYTLPLVMSHYDVPGKYHEYAEPLPPEPEYATPFSEPNGPHGIPGLPVAPSVRYDAPTPRAGDGGMERTAGDAPSPEGSQVGDCPLSHVYHEAL; encoded by the exons atgcgggcgggcggcggagcggcgcggggggCGCTGGCCGTGGCGCTGCTCCGCCGCTGCCTGCTGCTGGGCCCGCTGGGGATGCGCCCGGCCGGCGGACAGGAGG GGGATGGCTGTGGCCACACGCTGCTGACACCCCACAGCGGCACCCTCAGCTCCAAGAACTACCCGGGCACCTACCCCAACCACACGACCTGCCGCTGGCGGCTGCGCGCCCCCCCGGGCACCTCCCTCCTCCTGGCCTTCGGGGACATAGACCTGGAGCCCTCCGAGCACTGCGCCCGCAGCTCCCTGCTGCTCGCCGATCCCCAGGCTGGCACCGCCTACG GGCCCTACTGCAGGAATGCCGTCCCCTCTGCCCCGCTCCTGGTGACAAACTCCAGCACTGTGACCGTCCTCTTCAACAGCACCAGCCACCGCTCGGGACGAGGCCTCCTTCTGTCCTATGCCACCTCCCAGCACCCAG ACCTGGTCTCCTGCCTGGTTCGAGGCACCCACTACACCCAGGAGCACGTCAG CGCATACTGCCCCGCGGGCTGCAAGGACATCGACGGGGACATCTGGGGCAACCCGAGCCAGGGCTACCGGGAC ACCTCAGTGCTCTGCAAGGCGGCCGTGCATGCCGGGGTGATCGCGGATGAGCTGGGGGGGCAGGTCACCCTGTCCCGGGAGAAGGGGATCACGCTCTACGAGTCGGCCTTCGCCAACGGGCTCCACTCCAAAAG ACGCCTATGGTTTGTTCACCTGGGGACCCCCCCTGTCTGATgctccccccacttccctccctgCAGGGGATCCCTCTCCGAGAAGCGGCTCATATTCCACAaag CCTGCGGCAACGTGCTGGAGGTGGTCGCCTTCAACGCCTCGTCCTGGTGGCACGAGGTGGACGCGCTGGGGCAGGACCGAGCCTGGGTGGCTGAACGGGCAGCGCTTGGCACCGCCGGCCACTCCTGGGCCACCGAACCCGGCTCCGAGGACGCCTGGCTGGAGCTGGACCTGGGCACCCGCAGGAATGTCACAG GCATCATCACAAAGGGCTCCTCTGAGCAGTACGACTACTACGTGACGTCCTACCGAGTCTCCTCCAGCCGTGACGGGAAGAACTGGAGACCCTACAGAGGCACCAGTGGCCAGGAAGACAAG GTCTTTGAAGGAAACACCAACAGCCAGGAGGAGGTCTCCAACGCCTTCATCCCCCCCATTGTCGCCCGCTACGTCCGTgtcacaccccagagctggcacCAGCGTGTGGCCTTGAAGGTGGCCCTGGTGGGCTGCCAGCCAGCGCGGGTCCGTGCACCCCGGCCCTATG TGCCCAGCATCCCCAAGGAGGTCCCCGTCCCCACCAGCGGCCCGGCCAGCCGCACCCCCATCCCCGGCGTCGCTCTGGACCCAGAGAAGGCAG actCCACACTGCTGGTGATGCTGCTCATCGGCGGCTTCgtgctcctctgctccagcctcctgctgctggcttTCCTCTGCCACAGGAAGAGGTGGGTCCTATCCTGCCCCCCTGTT TGCCCTGGGGGACCCAGCatcaccccctccccaaagcccAGCAGCTCCATTTGGCTGCTCGCTGG AAAGCCGGCGgcggagctgagctgtggggtcACGAAAG GGTACCCCAAACTGGAGTCGAGCCCGGTGtgctccctgcagagcctgccaccccccggctccgcacTGGCCTCCTTCCCCACGGTGGCTACGCCGGGGGACCTCAGCCAGTCCCATTCGCCAG AATATGCCGAACCGGACCTGGTGCAGCTGAGCCCCGGTAGCCAGATGGGCCCCTCCACCTTCAAGCCGCTCCTGGACGAGGGCTACACGTTGCCGTTGGTCATGAGCCACTACGACGTGCCGGGAAAATATCACGAGTACGCCGAGCCGCTGCCGCCCGAGCCCGAGTACGCCACCCCCTTCAGCGAGCCCAATGGGCCCCACGGCATCCCGGGGCTCCCCGTCGCCCCCTCGGTGCGGTACGATGCACCCACCCCCCGAGctggggacggggggatggagcggACTGCGGGGGATGCCCCCTCTCCAGAGGGGTCCCAGGTTGGGGACTGTCCCCTCTCACACGTGTATCACGAAGCCTTGTGA
- the GMEB1 gene encoding glucocorticoid modulatory element-binding protein 1 isoform X1 yields the protein MANAEVSVPVGDVVVVPSDGNEGENPEDTKTQVILQLQPVQQGFLINARFHNRIYQEGSEASAAVVAVETHTIHKLEEGIDPSTIEANEEIEIAYPITCGESKAILLWKKFVCPGINVKCVKFNDQLISPKHFVHLAGKSTLKDWKRAIRLGGIMLRKMMDSGQIDFYQHDKVCTNTCRSTKFDLLISSARAPVPGQQSVVQTPTSADGSITQIALSEESMEEGIEWNSALTAAVTMATEEGMKKDTDEISEDTLMFWKGIADVGLMEEVVCNIQKEIEEVLRGVQQRLGQSPFQMTDAAVLNNVAHTFGLMDTVKKVLDNRKNQTEQGEEQFLYTLADLERQLEEQKKLAKDQKAKSQTIQNVVLMPVSAPKPPKRPRLQRPASATVLSPSTPIQQPQFTVISPIAIAPVGQQFSVGNIPVATISQGSSPVTVHTLPSGSQLFRYATVVSSSKTSSSDTVTLHPSSSLALLSSAAMQDSGALANVAAVVNPVELVAMESGLTSTIQAVEGTSDDGQTIIEIDPAPDPEADTDESEGKAVILETELRTEEKVVGDVEDHQHQVHNVEIVVLED from the exons ATGGCGAATGCCGAAGTGAGCGTCCCTGTGGGTGATGTGGTGGTTGTACCAAGTGACGGAAACGAAGGGGAGAACCCGGAGGATACCAAAACCCAAGTGATCCTGCAGCTCCAGCCGGTGCAGCAAG GTTTCTTAATCAATGCACGCTTTCACAACAGGATTTACCAAGAGGGCTCCGAGGCCAGCGCCGCCGTAGTGGCCGTGGAAACCCACACCATCCACAAGCTGGAGGAAGGGATCG aCCCCAGCACCATTGAAGCGAACGAGGAGATCGAGATCGCATATCCCATCACCTGCGGGGAGAGCAAAGCCATCCTGCTCTGGAAGAAGTTCGTCTGTCCAGGAATCAATGTCAAGTGCGTAAAG TTCAATGACCAGCTGATCAGCCCGAAGCATTTTGTTCACCTGGCTGGGAAGTCTACCCTGAAGGACTGGAAGAGAGCCATTCGCCTCGGAGGAATCATGCTGAG GAAGATGATGGACTCGGGGCAAATCGATTTCTACCAGCACGACAAAGTCTGTACCAACACCTGCCGAAGCACCAAGTTTGATCTCCTGATCAGCAGCGCCAGAGCACCGGTGCCGGGGCAGCAGAGCGTGGTGCAGACTCCCACATCAGCTGACG GGAGCATCACCCAGATCGCGCTGTCGGAGGAGAGCatggaggaggggatcgagtggAACTCGGCTCTGACGGCTGCCGTCACCATGGCCACTGAGGAAGGCATGAAAAAGGACACGGATGAGATCTCGG AGGACACGCTGATGTTCTGGAAGGGAATAGCTGATGTGGGGCTGATGGAAGAGGTTGTGTGCAACATCCAGAAGGAGATAGAAGAAGTCCTGAGAGGCGTCCAGCAGAGGTTGGGTCAGTCTCCCTTCCAGATGACAG ATGCTGCAGTCTTGAACAACGTCGCCCACACATTTGGCCTAATGGACACAGTCAAGAAGGTTCTGGACAACAGGAAAAACCAGACAGAGCAAGGAGAGGAACAGTTTCTTTACACGCTGGCAG ACCTGGAGCGGCAactggaagagcagaagaaacttGCCAAGGACCAGAAGGCAAAGTCCCAAACCATCCAGAACGTGGTGTTGATGCCCGTCAGCGCTCCCAAGCCCCCCAAGAGACCCCGCCTGCAGCGCCCGGCCTCCGCCACCGTCCTCAGCCCGTCCACCCCCATCCAGCAGCCTCAGTTCACCGTCATCTCCCCCATCGCTATCGCGCCCGTCGGACAACAGTTCTCCGTGGGCAACATCCCGGTGGCAACCATTAGCCAAGGCTCCAGCCCGGTGACTGTTCATACCTTACCCTCTGGCTCCCAGCTCTTCCGATACGCCACCGTGGTGTCCTCCTCCAAGACCAGCTCCTCCGACACGGTCACCCTCCACCCGTCCTCCAGCCTGGCGCTGCTGAGCTCGGCGGCCATGCAGGACAGCGGCGCCCTGGCCAACGTGGCAGCCGTGGTCAACCCCGTGGAACTGGTGGCCATGGAATCCGGTCTCACTTCCACCATCCAAGCCGTGGAGGGCACCTCGGACGACGGGCAAACCATCATAGAGATCGACCCGGCGCCGGATCCCGAAGCGGATACGGATGAGTCAGAGGGCAAAGCTGTGATCCTGGAGACAGAGCTGAGGACTGAGGAGAAAGtggtgggagatgtggaggaCCATCAGCACCAGGTCCATAACGTGGAGATTGTGGTCTTGGAGGACTAG
- the GMEB1 gene encoding glucocorticoid modulatory element-binding protein 1 isoform X2: MANAEVSVPVGDVVVVPSDGNEGENPEDTKTQVILQLQPVQQGIYQEGSEASAAVVAVETHTIHKLEEGIDPSTIEANEEIEIAYPITCGESKAILLWKKFVCPGINVKCVKFNDQLISPKHFVHLAGKSTLKDWKRAIRLGGIMLRKMMDSGQIDFYQHDKVCTNTCRSTKFDLLISSARAPVPGQQSVVQTPTSADGSITQIALSEESMEEGIEWNSALTAAVTMATEEGMKKDTDEISEDTLMFWKGIADVGLMEEVVCNIQKEIEEVLRGVQQRLGQSPFQMTDAAVLNNVAHTFGLMDTVKKVLDNRKNQTEQGEEQFLYTLADLERQLEEQKKLAKDQKAKSQTIQNVVLMPVSAPKPPKRPRLQRPASATVLSPSTPIQQPQFTVISPIAIAPVGQQFSVGNIPVATISQGSSPVTVHTLPSGSQLFRYATVVSSSKTSSSDTVTLHPSSSLALLSSAAMQDSGALANVAAVVNPVELVAMESGLTSTIQAVEGTSDDGQTIIEIDPAPDPEADTDESEGKAVILETELRTEEKVVGDVEDHQHQVHNVEIVVLED; the protein is encoded by the exons ATGGCGAATGCCGAAGTGAGCGTCCCTGTGGGTGATGTGGTGGTTGTACCAAGTGACGGAAACGAAGGGGAGAACCCGGAGGATACCAAAACCCAAGTGATCCTGCAGCTCCAGCCGGTGCAGCAAGG GATTTACCAAGAGGGCTCCGAGGCCAGCGCCGCCGTAGTGGCCGTGGAAACCCACACCATCCACAAGCTGGAGGAAGGGATCG aCCCCAGCACCATTGAAGCGAACGAGGAGATCGAGATCGCATATCCCATCACCTGCGGGGAGAGCAAAGCCATCCTGCTCTGGAAGAAGTTCGTCTGTCCAGGAATCAATGTCAAGTGCGTAAAG TTCAATGACCAGCTGATCAGCCCGAAGCATTTTGTTCACCTGGCTGGGAAGTCTACCCTGAAGGACTGGAAGAGAGCCATTCGCCTCGGAGGAATCATGCTGAG GAAGATGATGGACTCGGGGCAAATCGATTTCTACCAGCACGACAAAGTCTGTACCAACACCTGCCGAAGCACCAAGTTTGATCTCCTGATCAGCAGCGCCAGAGCACCGGTGCCGGGGCAGCAGAGCGTGGTGCAGACTCCCACATCAGCTGACG GGAGCATCACCCAGATCGCGCTGTCGGAGGAGAGCatggaggaggggatcgagtggAACTCGGCTCTGACGGCTGCCGTCACCATGGCCACTGAGGAAGGCATGAAAAAGGACACGGATGAGATCTCGG AGGACACGCTGATGTTCTGGAAGGGAATAGCTGATGTGGGGCTGATGGAAGAGGTTGTGTGCAACATCCAGAAGGAGATAGAAGAAGTCCTGAGAGGCGTCCAGCAGAGGTTGGGTCAGTCTCCCTTCCAGATGACAG ATGCTGCAGTCTTGAACAACGTCGCCCACACATTTGGCCTAATGGACACAGTCAAGAAGGTTCTGGACAACAGGAAAAACCAGACAGAGCAAGGAGAGGAACAGTTTCTTTACACGCTGGCAG ACCTGGAGCGGCAactggaagagcagaagaaacttGCCAAGGACCAGAAGGCAAAGTCCCAAACCATCCAGAACGTGGTGTTGATGCCCGTCAGCGCTCCCAAGCCCCCCAAGAGACCCCGCCTGCAGCGCCCGGCCTCCGCCACCGTCCTCAGCCCGTCCACCCCCATCCAGCAGCCTCAGTTCACCGTCATCTCCCCCATCGCTATCGCGCCCGTCGGACAACAGTTCTCCGTGGGCAACATCCCGGTGGCAACCATTAGCCAAGGCTCCAGCCCGGTGACTGTTCATACCTTACCCTCTGGCTCCCAGCTCTTCCGATACGCCACCGTGGTGTCCTCCTCCAAGACCAGCTCCTCCGACACGGTCACCCTCCACCCGTCCTCCAGCCTGGCGCTGCTGAGCTCGGCGGCCATGCAGGACAGCGGCGCCCTGGCCAACGTGGCAGCCGTGGTCAACCCCGTGGAACTGGTGGCCATGGAATCCGGTCTCACTTCCACCATCCAAGCCGTGGAGGGCACCTCGGACGACGGGCAAACCATCATAGAGATCGACCCGGCGCCGGATCCCGAAGCGGATACGGATGAGTCAGAGGGCAAAGCTGTGATCCTGGAGACAGAGCTGAGGACTGAGGAGAAAGtggtgggagatgtggaggaCCATCAGCACCAGGTCCATAACGTGGAGATTGTGGTCTTGGAGGACTAG
- the YTHDF2 gene encoding YTH domain-containing family protein 2: protein MSASSLLEQRPKGQGNKVQNGSVHQKDGLNDDDFEPYLSPQARPNNAYTAMSDSYLPNYYSPSIGFSYSLGEAAWSTGGDPPMPYLTSYGQLSNGEPHFLPDAMFGQPGALGSTPFLGQHGFNFFPSGIDFSAWGNNSSQGQSTQSSGYSSNYAYAPSSLGGAMIDGQSAFANETLNKAPGMNTIDQGMAALKLGSTDVASSVPKVVGSAVGSGSITSNIVASNSLPPATIAPPKPTSWADIASKPAKQQPKLKTKNGIAGSSLPPPPIKHNMDIGTWDNKGPVAKAPSQALVQNIGGQQPAQVSPQPVGQQINNSPPVAQASSGQQPQPLPPPPPAQLPVPQQAAQPTRWVAPRNRGNGFGQNGVDGNGVGQSQASSGSAPSEPHPVLEKLRSINNYNPKDFDWNPKHGRVFIIKSYSEDDIHRSIKYNIWCSTEHGNKRLDAAYRSMNGKGPVYLLFSVNGSGHFCGVAEMKSAVDYNTCAGVWSQDKWKGRFDVRWIFVKDVPNSQLRHIRLENNENKPVTNSRDTQEVPLEKAKQVLKIIATYKHTTSIFDDFSHYEKRQEEEENVKKERQGRVK, encoded by the exons ATGTCGGCCAGCAGCCTCCTGGAGCAG aGACCCAAGGGCCAAGGCAACAAAG TGCAAAACGGATCTGTGCACCAGAAGGATGGGTTAAACGATGATGACTTTGAACCCTACTTGAGTCCCCAGGCCCGGCCG aataatgcATACACCGCAATGTCCGATTCCTACTTACCCAACTACTACAGTCCCTCCATTGGATTCTCCTACTCCTTGGGCGAAGCCGCCTGGTCTACGGGGGGTGATCCCCCCATGCCCTACCTGACCTCCTACGGACAACTGAGCAACGGGGAGCCACACTTCCTCCCAGACGCCATGTTCGGGCAGCCAGGGGCCCTTGGCAGCACTCCATTTCTCGGGCAGCACGGCTTTAACTTCTTTCCAAGTGGGATTGACTTTTCGGCTTGGGGGAATAACAGTTCTCAGGGACAATCCACTCAAAGCTCTGGCTATAGTAGCAATTACGCCTATGCCCCTAGCTCGTTGGGTGGAGCGATGATTGATGGGCAATCTGCTTTTGCTAACGAGACTCTGAACAAGGCTCCCGGCATGAACACCATCGACCAAGGGATGGCAGCTCTGAAGCTGGGCAGCACGGACGTTGCAAGCAGCGTCCCCAAAGTCGTTGGTTCGGCTGTCGGTAGCGGATCCATTACCAGTAACATCGTGGCATCTAACAGTTTGCCCCCGGCTACTATCGCTCCTCCAAAGCCAACCTCCTGGGCTGACATCGCGAGCAAACCGGCCAAGCAGCAGCCCAAGCTGAAGACCAAGAATGGCATCGCAGGATCAAGTCTTCCGCCGCCTCCGATAAAACACAACATGGATATCGGAACTTGGGATAACAAAGGGCCGGTGGCGAAAGCCCCGTCGCAGGCCTTAGTTCAGAATATCGGTGGTCAGCAGCCGGCCCAGGTGTCCCCCCAGCCCGTGGGGCAGCAGATCAACAACAGCCCACCGGTGGCACAGGCTTCAAGCGGGCAACAGCCccagccgctgccgccgccgccgccggcccagCTGCCCGTGCCGCAGCAGGCGGCTCAGCCCACCCGCTGGGTCGCCCCTCGTAATCGAGGCAACGGCTTCGGTCAAAACGGAGTGGACGGTAACGGAGTGGGACAGTCTCAGGCCAGTTCTGGTTCTGCTCCTTCGGAGCCCCACCCGGTCTTGGAGAAGTTGAGATCCATCAACAACTACAACCCTAAGGATTTTGATTGGAACCCAAAACACGGCCGGGTTTTCATCATTAAGAGTTACTCTGAGGACGATATCCACCGTTCCATTAAATATAACATCTGGTGCAGTACAGAGCACGGCAACAAGAGACTGGATGCCGCCTATCGCTCCATGAACGGGAAGGGCCCCGTTTACTTACTGTTCAGTGTCAACGGTAGCGGTCACTTCTGCGGAGTAGCAGAAATGAAATCTGCTGTGGACTATAACACGTGTGCGGGTGTGTGGTCCCAGGACAAGTGGAAGGGACGTTttgatgtcaggtggatttttgTGAAGGACGTTCCCAACAGCCAGCTGCGGCACATCCGCCTAGAGAACAACGAGAATAAACCAGTGACCAACTCCAGGGACActcaggaggtgcctctggaaaAGGCTAAGCAGGTGTTGAAAATCATTGCCACCTACAAGCACACCACCTCCATCTTTGATGACTTCTCACACTATGAGAAAcgccaagaggaggaggaaaatgttaaaaag